In Microbacterium enclense, one genomic interval encodes:
- a CDS encoding family 43 glycosylhydrolase, translated as MTTFRNPVLGGDRPDPAVIRVGDEYWMTSSSFESAPGLLLLRSRDLVTWEYVTAALPEPVGVTFAVDIAEVDGRFFIYIPFIPASWSPLTEPSIFVIHADAMEGPWSEPIDLGIRGAIDPGHVVGEDGKRYLFTNGVRRIALSDDGLSTIGDLEHAYDGWHYPDEWITEAYALEGPKLLRKDGWFYLVSAVGGTAGPPTGHMVIAARSRSVHGPWENSPHNPVTRTTDAAQAWWSRGHATIVPGPADDDWWMLSHGYENGYRTLGRQILLEPVTWTDDGWPVGADDIGGDLTSPFGAAPQAAPAAWTDDFSTLRLGERWTFHAAGPGEAGRLTLEGGLVLAATGSSPSDTSPLTTIAPDHAYEVEVDVEVRGADVEAGLLLFFNDRLYCGVGIDGRRMHTHFGGHPHHRPEPAPPVRRLQLRLRNDHHIVEIHYREPDGEWIRHGLRFEVSGYHANTVGDLLSLRPALYACGDGAARFRSATYRPLP; from the coding sequence GTGACCACCTTCCGCAATCCCGTCCTCGGCGGAGACCGCCCCGACCCGGCCGTCATCCGCGTGGGCGACGAGTACTGGATGACCTCCTCCTCCTTCGAGTCGGCCCCGGGTCTGCTGCTCTTGCGTTCGCGAGACCTGGTCACTTGGGAGTACGTCACGGCGGCTCTCCCCGAACCCGTCGGGGTCACCTTCGCCGTCGACATCGCCGAGGTCGACGGGCGCTTCTTCATCTACATCCCGTTCATCCCGGCGTCCTGGTCCCCGCTCACCGAGCCGTCGATCTTCGTCATCCACGCCGACGCGATGGAGGGCCCCTGGTCGGAACCGATCGATCTCGGCATCCGCGGGGCGATCGATCCCGGTCACGTCGTCGGCGAAGACGGGAAGCGCTATCTGTTCACCAACGGCGTGCGCCGCATCGCCCTCAGCGACGACGGGCTGTCGACGATCGGGGACCTCGAGCACGCCTACGACGGATGGCACTACCCCGACGAGTGGATCACCGAGGCCTACGCGCTCGAGGGACCCAAGCTCCTGCGGAAGGACGGCTGGTTCTACCTCGTCAGCGCGGTCGGCGGTACGGCCGGTCCGCCCACCGGGCACATGGTCATCGCGGCGCGGTCGCGGTCGGTGCACGGACCGTGGGAGAACAGCCCGCACAACCCCGTCACCCGGACGACGGATGCCGCGCAGGCCTGGTGGTCGCGCGGACACGCGACGATCGTGCCGGGCCCCGCCGACGACGACTGGTGGATGCTGTCGCACGGGTACGAGAACGGCTACCGCACGCTGGGGCGGCAGATCCTGCTCGAACCCGTCACCTGGACCGACGACGGGTGGCCCGTGGGCGCCGACGACATCGGCGGCGACCTCACCTCTCCCTTCGGAGCCGCGCCGCAGGCTGCACCCGCGGCGTGGACCGACGACTTCTCGACGCTCCGCCTCGGCGAGCGCTGGACGTTCCATGCAGCCGGCCCCGGGGAGGCGGGCCGCCTCACGCTCGAGGGCGGCCTCGTCCTCGCGGCGACGGGGTCCTCTCCGTCCGACACGTCGCCGCTGACCACGATCGCCCCCGACCACGCCTATGAGGTCGAGGTCGACGTCGAGGTGCGGGGGGCCGACGTGGAAGCGGGGCTCCTGCTCTTCTTCAACGACCGCCTGTACTGCGGCGTCGGCATCGACGGCCGGCGCATGCACACCCACTTCGGCGGGCACCCGCACCACCGGCCCGAGCCGGCTCCGCCCGTCCGCCGCCTGCAGCTGCGTCTGCGCAACGACCACCACATCGTCGAGATCCACTACCGCGAACCCGACGGCGAGTGGATCCGCCACGGCCTGCGCTTCGAGGTCTCGGGCTACCACGCCAACACCGTCGGCGACCTCCTGAGCCTGCGGCCCGCCCTGTACGCGTGCGGCGACGGTGCCGCGCGCTTCCGGTCTGCCACCTATCGGCCGCTCCCGTGA
- a CDS encoding extracellular solute-binding protein, with protein sequence MPQHSSLRPLRLPLLAAPLAGVLILAGCSGGSGSGSDDSADGFTVMVAQSNDDDQAYAKTLEAYGQEKGLNIEVIPYPSEAYNTQVTTQLQAGNAADVMILAPGTGQPISVISLAEAGLLAPLGDSSASLVPDNSENQYEVDGKVYGQPTALIPVGLVYNNGAAKEAGLTEYPESYDSLLADCTTARAAGKDFTVLAGAITFNTGLMAQLISATRVYEAEPDWNQQRADGKVTFADSEGWKETLQDLVDMNTAGCFQDGAAGGTFDNITAGLGGGTALSAAVPGSAASSIGAATGADLTVQSFPPSSGQKPFLLASANYAWGVNAKASDAKKKLIQDFLDWVATPEQAKAFADSFGGVPIVGASEDSLLPQYKNIGSLLESNAYTGLPNAAWPNPGVYDALGAGVQGLLTGQKTVDQVLADMDSAWG encoded by the coding sequence ATGCCACAGCACAGTTCGCTCCGGCCCCTCCGCCTTCCCCTGCTCGCAGCCCCTCTCGCCGGTGTCCTCATCCTCGCCGGGTGCTCGGGCGGCAGCGGCTCCGGAAGCGACGACAGCGCCGACGGGTTCACCGTGATGGTCGCTCAGTCCAACGACGACGATCAGGCCTACGCCAAGACGCTCGAGGCCTACGGGCAGGAGAAGGGCCTCAACATCGAGGTCATCCCCTACCCCTCCGAGGCCTACAACACGCAGGTCACCACGCAGCTGCAGGCCGGCAATGCCGCCGACGTCATGATCCTCGCGCCCGGCACCGGCCAGCCGATCTCGGTCATCTCGCTCGCCGAGGCCGGGCTTCTCGCGCCCCTCGGAGACTCGTCCGCGAGCCTCGTCCCCGACAACTCCGAGAACCAGTACGAGGTCGACGGCAAGGTCTACGGCCAGCCGACGGCGCTCATCCCGGTCGGCCTCGTGTACAACAACGGCGCGGCGAAGGAAGCCGGCCTGACGGAGTACCCGGAAAGCTACGACTCCCTCCTCGCCGACTGCACGACCGCACGCGCCGCGGGCAAGGACTTCACGGTCCTCGCCGGTGCCATCACCTTCAACACCGGCCTGATGGCCCAGCTCATCTCCGCCACCCGCGTCTACGAGGCCGAGCCCGACTGGAACCAGCAGCGCGCCGACGGCAAGGTCACCTTCGCCGACAGCGAGGGCTGGAAGGAGACGCTGCAGGACCTCGTCGACATGAACACCGCGGGCTGCTTCCAGGACGGTGCCGCCGGTGGCACGTTCGACAACATCACCGCCGGCCTCGGCGGCGGCACGGCCCTCTCGGCCGCCGTCCCCGGCAGCGCAGCCAGCTCGATCGGTGCGGCCACCGGCGCCGACCTGACGGTGCAGAGCTTCCCGCCCTCCTCGGGCCAGAAGCCGTTCCTGCTCGCGTCGGCCAACTACGCCTGGGGCGTCAACGCCAAGGCGAGCGACGCGAAGAAGAAGCTCATCCAGGACTTCCTCGACTGGGTCGCCACCCCCGAGCAGGCCAAGGCCTTCGCCGACAGCTTCGGCGGCGTGCCGATCGTAGGCGCCTCGGAAGACAGCCTGCTGCCGCAGTACAAGAACATCGGTTCGCTGCTGGAGTCGAACGCCTACACGGGCCTGCCGAACGCCGCCTGGCCGAACCCGGGTGTCTACGACGCTCTCGGTGCCGGCGTTCAGGGCCTGTTGACCGGGCAGAAGACGGTCGACCAGGTGCTCGCCGACATGGACAGCGCCTGGGGCTGA